In Ruminococcaceae bacterium R-25, one genomic interval encodes:
- a CDS encoding MutS-like protein codes for MKANLKYFEDKEQEIIADLAKYGKQSGILSFLRLIAFLGAAALFAGGYFAKIPALYFAGGFMLIVFIVLCLIHGGIIDKVNYLNELFKVNASYIARIKGDFNELRNIAVKGLKRAEDIGLAKSRLYGKEFEKDGHDYCLDLDLFGKKSIFSLLNVSETSFGRRRFAESLLDLHVSDISVDELKAKQASVKELCDKPQVLMNYQATARLGRMIKDPKALMDFAGTGSKTKTVANVLGIIGCVIWLSVPVAYILVPDYAAATIPVCLIINLFIFMAGRLFNDLYLKACEGMPNQVKTILKLYKILEDAGFEDGRLKSLLKGTDRSGGAYESLKKLKDILGIAALRSQPLFALLLNLIVPLDYLISFLLGNWAVSYGKELPSYISGLSEIESLMCAAQTGLVFEESVFPEFIESEKPEDNAYFEGFDLAHPLLDHAGVVRNSVKISNDIAIITGSNMSGKTTMIRTVGVCTILALTGGLVPATGLKLGRMRVMSSMRIVDSIEENMSTFKAELIRISGIVNAAREKKALLFLIDEIFRGTNSDDRTEGALTVLKKLSKPYICGLMTTHDYAMIDKTENGFDNIRYYHFSESYTDTEILFDYKLSAGISRQSNAKYLMKLVGIE; via the coding sequence ATGAAAGCAAATCTTAAGTATTTCGAAGATAAAGAACAGGAGATAATTGCCGACCTTGCTAAGTATGGAAAGCAGAGCGGCATTTTATCATTTTTAAGGCTGATTGCATTTTTAGGCGCGGCAGCTCTTTTTGCCGGCGGATACTTTGCAAAGATCCCCGCTCTTTATTTTGCCGGCGGCTTCATGCTTATCGTATTTATTGTTTTGTGCCTGATCCACGGCGGAATAATAGATAAGGTCAATTATCTGAATGAGCTTTTCAAAGTAAATGCATCTTATATCGCAAGGATCAAAGGCGATTTCAATGAGCTTAGAAATATAGCCGTTAAGGGCTTAAAGAGGGCAGAGGACATCGGTCTTGCAAAGTCCAGATTATACGGAAAAGAATTTGAAAAAGACGGACATGATTACTGTCTTGATTTAGACCTCTTCGGCAAGAAATCGATCTTTTCTCTTCTTAATGTTTCAGAGACTTCTTTTGGCAGAAGAAGATTTGCCGAAAGCCTTTTGGATCTTCATGTATCAGACATTTCAGTCGATGAATTAAAGGCTAAGCAGGCATCTGTTAAAGAATTGTGTGATAAGCCCCAAGTTCTTATGAACTACCAGGCGACAGCAAGGCTCGGCAGGATGATAAAGGATCCGAAGGCCCTCATGGATTTTGCCGGGACCGGTTCGAAAACAAAGACCGTTGCAAATGTATTGGGAATTATAGGATGCGTCATCTGGCTCTCGGTTCCTGTCGCTTATATCTTAGTTCCTGATTATGCGGCAGCAACTATTCCTGTATGCCTTATAATCAACCTCTTTATCTTTATGGCAGGACGCCTTTTTAATGACCTGTATCTGAAGGCCTGCGAAGGCATGCCTAATCAGGTAAAGACTATCCTTAAGCTTTATAAGATATTGGAAGATGCTGGTTTCGAAGACGGTAGATTAAAGAGCCTTCTTAAAGGAACTGACAGATCGGGCGGCGCTTACGAGTCCTTAAAAAAATTAAAAGACATATTGGGAATAGCAGCTTTAAGATCCCAGCCTTTGTTTGCTCTGCTTTTAAATCTCATTGTTCCTTTGGATTACTTGATCTCATTCCTTTTGGGAAACTGGGCAGTAAGTTACGGCAAAGAGCTTCCTTCCTATATCAGCGGGCTTTCAGAGATCGAATCCCTGATGTGTGCGGCACAGACCGGTCTTGTGTTTGAAGAGAGCGTTTTCCCTGAATTCATCGAATCCGAAAAGCCTGAGGATAATGCATATTTCGAAGGTTTTGATCTCGCGCACCCCTTGCTTGACCATGCGGGCGTTGTAAGGAATTCAGTAAAGATAAGTAATGATATAGCTATTATTACAGGTTCTAATATGTCAGGTAAGACTACGATGATAAGAACCGTTGGCGTATGCACGATCCTTGCACTTACAGGAGGTCTTGTTCCTGCCACAGGCCTTAAGTTAGGCAGGATGAGAGTCATGAGCTCCATGCGGATCGTAGACAGTATTGAAGAAAACATGAGTACTTTTAAGGCTGAGCTCATAAGGATCTCCGGAATCGTTAATGCTGCAAGAGAGAAGAAGGCATTATTGTTCCTTATCGATGAGATCTTCAGAGGAACCAATTCCGATGACAGGACCGAAGGCGCTCTCACTGTTTTAAAGAAGCTTTCCAAGCCTTATATCTGTGGCCTTATGACGACACATGATTACGCGATGATCGATAAGACCGAGAATGGCTTTGATAATATCCGCTACTATCACTTCTCAGAGTCATATACAGATACTGAAATACTCTTCGACTATAAGCTTTCAGCAGGTATCAGCAGGCAGTCAAATGCTAAATATCTGATGAAACTGGTTGGAATTGAGTAA
- a CDS encoding protein phosphatase 2C-like protein has protein sequence MYTGITVGAITTIGNKHVNRGTPCEDASFAVTKNGVSVVCIADGAGGKQYTDARFGSDCAVHVISDTLCDHFDALYSENREAAVRGYLMAKLRVAFAGIMEERTIDVIDRLSCTLLFVAVKDRRMMIGHIGDGLIVRISPSGVSPISMPQNDKDGKTYFVTAAHADNYMRLLKTTVDDVHAIALMTDGVQDSVYNEESGLVKPVVAKMAETFKDGREEGEKSILDTVKQYIVGSSNASDDASFGVMYFEGTKVPSPDTLESNAAKFASSTETFKDLSLAIKPELINAHEIIVKCAGGEVPETDQAPSEPSKEETAKYSETKEEIKKEPSKISKFSIIVLAIGIFLFIIGSIELVLSLKG, from the coding sequence ATGTATACGGGAATTACAGTTGGTGCGATAACAACGATTGGTAATAAGCATGTTAACCGCGGTACTCCATGCGAGGACGCGTCTTTTGCTGTTACCAAAAACGGCGTTTCCGTTGTTTGTATAGCCGATGGTGCAGGCGGTAAACAGTATACCGATGCGAGATTCGGTTCTGACTGTGCAGTCCACGTTATTTCAGATACGTTATGTGATCATTTCGATGCTTTATACAGCGAAAACAGGGAGGCTGCCGTAAGAGGCTATCTTATGGCCAAGCTCCGTGTTGCTTTTGCAGGCATTATGGAAGAGCGCACGATCGATGTCATCGACAGACTTTCATGCACACTGCTCTTCGTCGCAGTTAAGGACAGGAGAATGATGATCGGCCATATTGGTGACGGTCTTATCGTAAGGATCTCTCCTTCAGGTGTAAGCCCCATTTCGATGCCTCAGAACGATAAGGACGGCAAGACATATTTTGTTACTGCTGCTCATGCTGATAACTATATGCGTCTTCTTAAGACTACTGTAGATGACGTTCATGCCATAGCTCTTATGACAGACGGCGTCCAGGACAGTGTCTATAACGAAGAGTCAGGCCTTGTTAAGCCCGTTGTGGCCAAGATGGCTGAAACGTTTAAGGATGGCAGGGAAGAAGGCGAGAAATCCATCCTGGATACTGTTAAGCAGTATATCGTCGGTTCTTCAAATGCCAGCGATGATGCAAGTTTCGGTGTCATGTATTTCGAAGGCACAAAGGTACCGTCACCGGATACTTTAGAGAGTAATGCGGCTAAGTTCGCTTCTTCAACGGAGACGTTCAAAGACCTGTCTCTGGCTATCAAGCCTGAGCTTATAAATGCGCATGAGATAATCGTGAAGTGTGCCGGCGGTGAAGTTCCTGAGACTGATCAGGCGCCATCGGAGCCTTCAAAGGAAGAAACAGCCAAGTATTCCGAAACAAAAGAAGAGATTAAAAAGGAACCTTCGAAGATCAGCAAGTTCTCCATTATCGTACTTGCCATCGGAATTTTCCTTTTCATTATCGGTTCAATAGAATTAGTGCTTTCGCTTAAAGGGTGA